A section of the Pseudomonas sp. Q1-7 genome encodes:
- the aroK gene encoding shikimate kinase AroK: MRNLILIGPMGAGKSTIGRLLAKELRLPFKDSDKEIEQRTGANIPWIFDVEGEQGFRDREQAMIEELCEQDGVVLATGGGAVLRPANRQALRCGGRVVYLHTSVEQQVERTARDRNRPLLRSADPGKVLRDLMAIRDPLYREIADIIIETDERPPRLVVQEILTRLQALPPR; this comes from the coding sequence GTGCGTAATTTGATTCTGATCGGCCCGATGGGGGCAGGAAAAAGCACCATCGGGCGTTTGCTTGCCAAAGAACTGCGTCTTCCCTTCAAGGACTCCGATAAGGAAATCGAACAGCGCACCGGAGCGAATATCCCGTGGATATTCGACGTCGAGGGTGAGCAGGGTTTTCGCGATCGCGAACAGGCGATGATCGAAGAGCTCTGCGAGCAGGACGGTGTTGTCCTGGCGACCGGTGGTGGCGCTGTCCTGCGCCCCGCCAATCGCCAGGCGTTACGTTGTGGCGGCCGGGTCGTCTACCTGCACACCTCGGTGGAGCAGCAGGTCGAAAGGACGGCCCGTGATCGCAATCGACCGCTGCTACGCTCGGCCGATCCGGGAAAGGTCCTGCGTGACCTGATGGCGATCCGCGATCCGCTCTACCGTGAAATCGCCGACATCATCATCGAAACGGACGAGCGGCCGCCGCGCTTGGTGGTGCAGGAAATACTCACGCGCCTGCAGGCGCTGCCGCCCCGTTAA
- a CDS encoding AAA family ATPase: MSSLHADEAYLGHYQFTHDPFAARVPGFKFFPAQRKPVLGQLHHLARYSQLMLVVSGPHGSGKTLLRQALVASTNKQAVQSLVVSARNAAEAGGLLRQVAQGLNIAQADVRSILAQVAQLSLTGQEVYLLVDDAEELDDASLNHLLALAEGNVEARAHVFLFGEDSLLARLDALAEGEERFHIIELQPYSPDETREYLAQRLEGAGRSIELLSDEQVEDIHLQSEGWPGGINQVARDLMIEAMLAERGASRKSAAGFSLPKKHLLALAVVGIGVIAAWMMQGRNEAGVANTPASAQLPLGQAPAAQPSAQGDAGAPAVEFAGASQPLPLPLVGEAQPVIREPLAQAAGQDEPEDAPASEGAASVPPTVTTVAPPQGAIASPAPTAPVEPISSPQPLPKPIQPIAAAPAAAPKPVELAPAPAVASVPTPKPAPAPTPAAAKPAEKPAPEAVVVGGAGNGWYRSQAASHFALQVLGTSSESSAKAFVQQNGGQYRYFKKQYQGKALYVVTYGSFPSRAAAQAAIKSLPAKVQADKPWPKTFASIQKEMAR; the protein is encoded by the coding sequence ATGAGCAGCCTGCACGCCGACGAGGCCTATCTCGGTCATTACCAGTTCACCCACGACCCGTTCGCGGCGCGGGTGCCTGGCTTCAAGTTCTTCCCGGCCCAGCGCAAGCCGGTGTTGGGCCAGTTGCACCACCTGGCGCGCTACAGCCAATTGATGCTGGTGGTGAGCGGCCCTCACGGTAGCGGTAAGACGCTGCTGCGCCAGGCCCTGGTGGCAAGCACCAACAAGCAGGCGGTGCAGAGCCTGGTCGTGTCGGCGCGCAACGCCGCCGAGGCCGGTGGTCTGCTGCGCCAGGTCGCCCAGGGGCTGAACATCGCCCAGGCCGACGTGCGCTCCATCCTCGCTCAGGTCGCTCAGTTGTCCCTGACCGGGCAGGAGGTGTATCTCCTGGTGGACGACGCCGAGGAACTGGACGACGCGTCGCTCAATCACCTGCTGGCCCTGGCCGAGGGGAATGTCGAGGCGCGCGCCCACGTGTTCCTGTTCGGTGAGGACTCCCTGCTCGCCCGCCTCGATGCGCTGGCCGAGGGGGAAGAACGCTTCCATATCATCGAGCTGCAGCCCTACAGCCCGGACGAAACCCGTGAGTACCTTGCCCAGCGCCTTGAAGGCGCCGGGCGCAGCATCGAGTTGCTGAGTGACGAGCAGGTGGAGGACATCCATCTGCAGTCCGAAGGCTGGCCCGGTGGGATCAACCAGGTGGCGCGCGATCTGATGATCGAAGCGATGCTCGCCGAGCGCGGTGCATCGCGCAAATCCGCTGCCGGCTTCAGCTTGCCGAAAAAGCATCTGCTCGCGCTGGCAGTGGTCGGCATCGGCGTGATTGCCGCCTGGATGATGCAGGGGCGCAATGAGGCTGGTGTTGCGAACACGCCTGCCAGTGCGCAGTTGCCTTTGGGCCAGGCTCCGGCCGCTCAACCGTCCGCTCAGGGCGATGCGGGGGCGCCTGCCGTAGAGTTCGCGGGGGCCTCCCAGCCGTTGCCGCTGCCTTTGGTTGGAGAAGCCCAGCCGGTGATCCGGGAACCGCTGGCCCAGGCGGCCGGCCAGGATGAGCCGGAAGATGCTCCGGCGTCCGAAGGCGCTGCCAGCGTACCGCCGACCGTTACCACCGTCGCGCCGCCCCAGGGGGCGATTGCCAGTCCGGCGCCCACTGCCCCGGTGGAGCCCATTTCGTCGCCGCAGCCGCTGCCGAAACCGATCCAGCCTATTGCCGCCGCGCCGGCCGCTGCACCCAAGCCGGTGGAGCTCGCTCCTGCGCCGGCGGTCGCCTCGGTGCCGACTCCCAAGCCTGCCCCTGCGCCAACCCCGGCTGCGGCGAAGCCGGCCGAGAAGCCCGCGCCTGAGGCGGTTGTCGTGGGTGGGGCGGGCAATGGCTGGTACCGCAGTCAGGCCGCCAGCCATTTCGCCCTGCAGGTGCTCGGTACCAGTTCGGAAAGCAGCGCCAAGGCCTTCGTGCAGCAGAATGGTGGTCAGTACCGCTACTTCAAGAAGCAGTATCAGGGCAAGGCACTCTATGTGGTGACTTACGGCAGTTTCCCCAGCCGGGCCGCCGCCCAGGCTGCGATCAAGTCCTTGCCGGCCAAGGTCCAGGCTGATAAACCCTGGCCGAAAACCTTCGCCAGCATCCAAAAGGAGATGGCTCGCTAG
- the aroB gene encoding 3-dehydroquinate synthase, with product MRTLQVDLGERSYPIHIGAGLLSQPELFTPHIAGRQVAIVTNETVAPLYLETLTRTLQSYSVLPIVLPDGEAYKNWETLQLIFDALLGARHDRRTTVIALGGGVIGDMAGFAAACYQRGVDFIQVPTTLLSQVDSSVGGKTGINHPLGKNMVGAFYQPKAVIIDTDSLRTLPVRELSAGLAEVIKYGLICDEPFLPWLDEKMTALRGLDASALTEAIERSCAAKARVVGVDERESGLRAILNLGHTFGHAIETHMGYGTWLHGEAVSTGTVMALEMSSRLGWISTDERDAAIRLLRRAGLPVVPPVDMTPEHFLRHMAVDKKVLDGQLRLVLLRRIGEAVVTADYPRDVLEATLAADYRALADQLGE from the coding sequence ATGCGGACACTTCAGGTCGATCTTGGCGAGCGTAGCTATCCCATCCATATAGGTGCCGGTCTGCTGTCGCAGCCGGAGCTTTTCACGCCGCACATTGCCGGTCGGCAGGTGGCCATCGTCACCAATGAGACAGTGGCGCCCCTTTACCTCGAGACCCTGACCCGGACACTCCAGAGCTATTCCGTGCTGCCCATCGTGCTGCCGGATGGTGAGGCCTATAAGAACTGGGAAACCCTGCAACTGATCTTCGACGCGCTGCTCGGCGCCCGGCACGACCGGCGCACCACCGTCATCGCACTGGGCGGTGGCGTGATCGGCGACATGGCCGGCTTCGCTGCTGCCTGCTACCAGCGCGGCGTGGACTTCATCCAGGTGCCCACCACCCTGTTGTCCCAGGTGGACTCCTCGGTCGGTGGAAAGACCGGCATCAACCACCCGCTGGGCAAGAACATGGTCGGTGCCTTCTATCAGCCCAAGGCGGTGATCATCGATACCGACAGCCTGCGCACACTGCCGGTGCGCGAGTTGTCCGCCGGCCTGGCCGAAGTGATCAAGTATGGGCTGATCTGTGACGAACCTTTCCTGCCCTGGCTGGACGAGAAGATGACGGCTTTGCGCGGTCTCGATGCCAGTGCCCTGACCGAAGCCATTGAGCGCTCCTGTGCCGCGAAGGCGCGGGTGGTCGGGGTCGATGAGCGGGAGTCCGGGCTGCGCGCCATTCTCAACCTGGGGCATACCTTCGGCCACGCCATCGAAACCCACATGGGCTACGGCACCTGGCTGCACGGCGAAGCGGTATCGACGGGTACCGTCATGGCCCTGGAGATGTCCAGTCGCCTGGGCTGGATTTCTACCGACGAGCGCGATGCGGCGATCCGCCTGCTGCGCCGTGCCGGTTTGCCGGTCGTACCGCCAGTGGACATGACGCCGGAACATTTCCTCCGGCACATGGCCGTAGACAAGAAGGTGCTCGATGGCCAACTGCGCCTGGTGCTGCTGCGCCGCATTGGCGAAGCCGTCGTGACCGCCGATTATCCGCGCGACGTTCTGGAGGCCACGCTGGCCGCCGATTATCGTGCCTTGGCCGACCAGCTCGGAGAATAA
- the pilP gene encoding type 4a pilus biogenesis lipoprotein PilP, whose product MSSPRARLALCALMIAGLSGCGVGNDFGDLQAYMDEVRARPKGSIEPLPKFQPYEAFTYSAAALRSPFQPPIKIDLAKQQKGSKDVHPDETRVKQFLEGFNIESFEMVGTLSNGSGTFALVSGAGGVHRVKVGDYLGRNHGRIVGIDEAKVDVIEIVPDGEGGWLERPRSLALRERS is encoded by the coding sequence ATGAGTAGTCCTCGCGCCCGCCTGGCGCTCTGCGCTCTGATGATTGCCGGCCTTTCCGGTTGCGGCGTCGGCAATGACTTCGGTGATCTGCAGGCCTATATGGACGAGGTACGTGCCCGTCCCAAGGGCTCCATCGAGCCTCTGCCGAAGTTCCAGCCCTACGAGGCCTTCACATACAGCGCTGCTGCTTTGCGCAGCCCCTTCCAGCCGCCGATCAAGATCGACCTGGCCAAGCAACAGAAGGGGTCGAAGGATGTCCACCCGGATGAGACCCGGGTCAAGCAATTCCTCGAGGGGTTCAATATCGAGTCCTTCGAAATGGTGGGTACCCTGTCAAACGGTTCGGGGACCTTCGCCTTGGTCAGCGGCGCTGGAGGGGTGCATCGGGTCAAGGTGGGGGATTATCTCGGGCGTAACCACGGCCGTATCGTCGGGATCGACGAAGCCAAGGTCGACGTCATCGAGATCGTCCCGGACGGGGAAGGCGGATGGTTGGAGCGTCCGCGAAGTCTCGCGCTCAGGGAGCGCTCTTGA
- the gltB gene encoding glutamate synthase large subunit, whose translation MKAGLYHPDEFKDNCGFGLIAHMQGEASHHLLNTAIEALTCMTHRGGINADGKTGDGCGLLIQKPDLFLRAIAKETFGADLPAQYAVGMVFFNQNPARAEAARENMNREIERAGLQLIGWRKVPVDTSVLGRLALERLPQIEQVFIGGEGLGDQEMAVKLFSARRRSSVANAADADHYICSFSHKTIIYKGLMMPADLQQFYPDLGDERLQTAICVFHQRFSTNTLPKWPLAQPFRFLAHNGEINTITGNRNWAVARRTKFANEQLPDIDELGPLVNRVGSDSSSMDNMLELMVTGGIDLFRGVRMIIPPAWQNMETMDADLRAFYEYNSMHMEPWDGPAGVVLTDGRYAVCLLDRNGLRPARWVTTKNGYITLASEIGVWDYKPEEVIAKGRVGPGQILAVDTETGQVLNTEDIDSRLKSRHPYKQWLRQSAVRIQAKLDDDHGVASYDSDQLKQYMKMFQVTFEERDQVLRPLAEQGQEAVGSMGDDTPMAVLSQRVRSPFDYFRQQFAQVTNPPIDPLREAIVMSLEICLGAERNIFSESPEHATRVILSSPVISPAKWRALMSLDRPGFERHIIDLNYDESLGLEAAVRNMADQAEEAVRAGKVLLVLTDRHIAPGKLPAHASLAVGAVHHRLVEKGLRCDCNILVETATARDPHHFAVLVGFGASAVYPFLAYEVLADLIRTGEVLGDLYEVFKHYRKGISKGLLKILSKMGISTIASYRGAQLFEAVGLSEEVVDLAFRGVASRIKGARFVDLEAEQKLLAFEAWNNRKPIQQGGLLKFVYGGEYHAYNPDVVNTLQAAVQQGNYEKFKEYTALVDNRPVSMLRDLLKVKTVEQPLPLDEIEPLEAIFKRFDAAGISLGALSPEAHEALAEAMNRLGGRSNSGEGGEDPARYGTLKSSKIKQVATGRFGVTPEYLVNAEVLQIKVAQGAKPGEGGQLPGGKVNGLIARLRYAVPGVTLISPPPHHDIYSIEDLAQLIYDLKQVNPQALVSVKLVAEAGVGTIAAGVAKAYADLITISGYDGGTGASPLTSIKYAGSPWELGLAETHQTLRGNDLRGKVRVQTDGGLKTGLDVIKAAILGAESFGFGTAPMIALGCKYLRICHLNNCATGVATQNDKLRKDHFIGTVEMVMNFFTYIAEETREWLAKLGVRSLSELIGRTDLLEMLPGDTAKQGFLDLSPLLGSDHVPADKPQFCQVEKNPPFDPGLLAEKMWDIAKAAVEGKTGGCYDLEIGNCDRSIGARISGEIARRHGNQGMKDNPVTFRFKGTAGQSFGVWNAGGLHLYLEGDANDYVGKGMTGGKVVITPPKGSPYKSQESAIVGNTCLYGATGGKLFAAGTAGERFAVRNSGAHAVVEGTGDHCCEYMTGGFVCVLGRTGYNFGSGMTGGFAYVLDQDNSFVDRVNHELVEIQRISNESMEAYRSHLHSVLVEYVKESSSDWGAHLLENLDDYLRKFWLVKPKAASLASLLSSTRANPQ comes from the coding sequence ATGAAAGCAGGTCTGTACCATCCTGATGAATTCAAGGATAACTGCGGTTTCGGCTTGATCGCCCATATGCAGGGCGAAGCCAGCCATCATCTCCTGAATACCGCTATCGAAGCCCTGACCTGCATGACCCACCGCGGCGGCATCAATGCCGACGGCAAGACCGGCGACGGTTGTGGTCTGTTGATCCAGAAACCCGACCTTTTCCTGCGTGCGATCGCCAAGGAAACCTTCGGGGCCGACCTGCCTGCCCAGTACGCCGTCGGCATGGTGTTCTTCAACCAGAACCCGGCTCGCGCCGAAGCGGCTCGCGAGAACATGAACCGCGAGATCGAGCGTGCCGGCCTGCAGCTGATCGGGTGGCGCAAGGTCCCCGTGGACACCAGTGTCCTTGGCCGCTTGGCCCTGGAGCGCCTGCCGCAGATCGAGCAGGTGTTCATCGGCGGTGAAGGCCTGGGTGACCAGGAAATGGCAGTCAAGCTGTTCAGCGCCCGTCGCCGTTCCTCCGTGGCCAACGCCGCGGACGCCGACCACTACATCTGCAGCTTTTCCCACAAGACCATCATCTACAAAGGCCTGATGATGCCGGCCGACCTGCAGCAGTTCTACCCGGATCTGGGTGACGAACGCCTGCAGACCGCCATCTGCGTCTTCCACCAGCGCTTCTCCACCAACACCCTGCCGAAGTGGCCGCTGGCGCAGCCCTTCCGCTTCCTCGCCCACAATGGCGAGATCAACACCATCACCGGTAACCGCAACTGGGCCGTGGCCCGCCGCACCAAGTTTGCCAACGAGCAACTGCCGGATATCGATGAACTGGGCCCGCTGGTCAACCGCGTGGGTTCCGACTCCTCGAGCATGGACAACATGCTCGAGCTGATGGTCACCGGCGGCATCGACCTGTTCCGCGGCGTGCGCATGATCATCCCGCCGGCCTGGCAGAACATGGAAACCATGGATGCCGACCTGCGCGCCTTCTACGAATACAACTCCATGCACATGGAGCCCTGGGACGGCCCGGCTGGCGTCGTGCTCACCGACGGTCGCTATGCCGTCTGCCTGTTGGACCGCAACGGCCTGCGTCCGGCGCGCTGGGTCACCACCAAGAACGGCTACATCACCCTCGCCTCGGAAATCGGCGTGTGGGATTACAAGCCGGAAGAGGTCATCGCCAAGGGTCGTGTCGGCCCGGGCCAGATCCTCGCCGTGGATACCGAGACCGGCCAGGTCCTCAATACCGAAGACATCGACAGCCGCCTGAAGTCGCGCCACCCCTACAAGCAGTGGTTGCGCCAGAGCGCCGTGCGCATCCAGGCCAAGCTGGACGACGACCACGGCGTGGCCAGCTACGACAGCGACCAGCTCAAGCAGTACATGAAGATGTTCCAGGTCACCTTCGAGGAGCGTGACCAGGTACTGCGCCCGCTGGCCGAGCAGGGCCAGGAAGCCGTGGGCTCCATGGGCGACGATACCCCCATGGCCGTGCTGTCCCAGCGCGTGCGCTCGCCCTTCGATTACTTCCGCCAGCAGTTCGCGCAGGTGACCAACCCGCCGATCGACCCGCTGCGCGAAGCCATCGTGATGTCCCTGGAAATCTGCCTGGGCGCCGAACGAAACATCTTCAGCGAGTCTCCGGAGCACGCCACCCGCGTGATCCTCAGCAGCCCGGTGATCTCCCCGGCCAAGTGGCGTGCGCTGATGAGCCTGGACCGCCCGGGTTTCGAGCGACACATCATCGACCTGAACTACGACGAGAGCCTCGGCCTCGAAGCGGCCGTGCGCAACATGGCCGACCAGGCCGAGGAAGCCGTGCGCGCCGGTAAGGTCCTGCTGGTCCTGACCGACCGCCATATCGCCCCCGGCAAGCTGCCGGCCCACGCCTCCCTGGCCGTCGGCGCCGTGCATCACCGCCTGGTGGAGAAGGGCCTGCGTTGCGACTGCAACATCCTGGTGGAAACCGCCACCGCCCGCGACCCGCACCATTTCGCCGTGCTGGTGGGCTTCGGCGCTTCCGCTGTGTACCCCTTCCTCGCCTACGAAGTGCTGGCCGACCTGATTCGCACCGGCGAAGTGCTGGGTGACCTCTACGAAGTCTTCAAGCACTACCGCAAGGGCATCTCCAAGGGCCTGCTGAAGATCCTCTCGAAGATGGGCATCTCCACCATCGCCTCCTACCGCGGCGCCCAGCTGTTCGAGGCCGTGGGCCTGTCCGAGGAAGTGGTCGACCTCGCCTTCCGCGGCGTCGCCAGCCGTATCAAGGGCGCGCGATTCGTCGACCTCGAAGCCGAGCAGAAGCTGCTGGCGTTCGAGGCCTGGAACAACCGCAAGCCGATCCAGCAGGGCGGCCTGCTGAAATTCGTCTACGGCGGCGAGTACCACGCCTACAACCCCGACGTGGTGAATACCCTGCAGGCGGCCGTGCAGCAGGGCAATTACGAGAAGTTCAAGGAATACACCGCACTGGTGGACAACCGTCCGGTGTCGATGCTCCGCGACCTGCTCAAGGTGAAGACCGTCGAGCAGCCGCTGCCGCTGGATGAAATCGAACCGCTGGAAGCCATCTTCAAACGCTTCGACGCCGCCGGTATCTCCCTGGGCGCCTTGTCCCCGGAGGCCCACGAAGCCCTGGCCGAAGCCATGAACCGTCTGGGCGGCCGCTCCAACTCCGGTGAGGGTGGCGAAGACCCGGCCCGCTACGGCACGCTGAAGAGCTCCAAGATCAAGCAGGTGGCTACCGGCCGTTTCGGCGTCACCCCGGAATACCTGGTCAACGCCGAAGTGCTGCAGATCAAGGTGGCCCAGGGCGCCAAGCCCGGCGAAGGCGGCCAGTTGCCCGGTGGCAAGGTCAACGGCCTGATCGCCCGCCTGCGTTACGCGGTGCCCGGCGTGACCCTGATTTCGCCGCCGCCGCACCACGACATCTACTCCATCGAAGACTTGGCCCAGCTGATCTATGACCTCAAGCAGGTCAACCCGCAGGCGCTGGTGTCGGTGAAGCTGGTGGCCGAAGCCGGCGTTGGCACCATCGCTGCTGGCGTGGCCAAGGCCTATGCCGACCTGATCACCATCTCCGGTTACGACGGCGGTACCGGCGCTTCCCCGCTGACCTCCATCAAGTACGCCGGCAGCCCGTGGGAACTGGGCCTGGCGGAAACCCACCAGACCCTGCGCGGTAACGACCTGCGCGGCAAGGTGCGGGTACAGACCGACGGCGGCCTGAAGACCGGCCTGGACGTGATCAAGGCGGCCATCCTCGGCGCCGAGAGCTTCGGCTTCGGCACTGCGCCGATGATCGCCCTGGGCTGCAAGTACCTGCGTATCTGCCACCTGAACAACTGCGCCACCGGCGTCGCTACCCAGAACGACAAGCTGCGCAAGGACCACTTCATCGGCACCGTCGAAATGGTGATGAACTTCTTCACCTACATCGCCGAGGAAACCCGTGAGTGGCTGGCCAAGCTGGGCGTGCGCAGCCTGAGCGAGCTGATCGGCCGCACCGACCTGCTGGAAATGCTGCCGGGCGATACCGCCAAGCAGGGCTTCCTCGACCTCAGCCCGCTGCTGGGCAGCGACCATGTGCCCGCCGACAAGCCGCAGTTCTGCCAGGTCGAGAAGAACCCACCCTTCGACCCGGGCCTGCTGGCCGAGAAGATGTGGGACATCGCCAAGGCCGCCGTGGAAGGCAAGACTGGTGGCTGCTACGACCTCGAGATCGGCAACTGCGACCGCTCCATCGGCGCGCGCATCTCCGGCGAGATCGCCCGTCGCCATGGCAACCAGGGCATGAAGGACAACCCGGTGACCTTCCGCTTCAAGGGCACCGCCGGGCAGAGCTTCGGTGTGTGGAACGCCGGCGGTCTGCACCTGTACTTGGAAGGCGATGCCAACGACTACGTGGGCAAGGGCATGACCGGCGGCAAGGTGGTAATCACCCCGCCGAAGGGCAGCCCGTACAAGAGCCAGGAATCGGCCATCGTCGGCAACACCTGCCTCTACGGCGCCACCGGCGGCAAGCTGTTCGCCGCGGGTACCGCCGGCGAGCGCTTCGCCGTGCGTAACTCCGGCGCCCACGCGGTGGTGGAAGGCACTGGCGACCACTGCTGCGAATACATGACCGGCGGTTTCGTTTGCGTGCTCGGCAGGACCGGCTACAACTTCGGTTCCGGCATGACCGGCGGCTTCGCCTATGTGCTCGACCAGGACAACAGCTTCGTCGACCGGGTGAACCACGAACTGGTGGAAATCCAGCGCATCAGCAACGAGTCCATGGAGGCCT
- the pilQ gene encoding type IV pilus secretin PilQ, protein MKSSLSRLGITLLAALLSPALLAANLQALDVAALPGDRVELKLAFDEPVVAPRGYTIEQPARIALDLPGVSSKLATKNRELGVGNARSVTVVEAKDRTRLIINLSTLVPYSTRVEGRNLYVLVGDSVASAPRTVAAAPAPTAAPLSVSQPVKSYARAARAIENIDFQRGDQGEGNVVITLSDPSVAPDIQEQGGRIRLDFSKTQLPESLRVRLDVKDFATPVQFVSASGSGANASISIEPTGFYDYLAYQTDNKLTVSIKPLTQDDVEKRKAERFAYSGEKLSLNFQDIDVRSVLQLIADFTDLNLVASDTVQGNITLRLQNVPWDQALDLVLKTKGLDKRKVGNVLLVAPADEIAARERQELESQKQIAELAPLRRELIQVNYAKAADIAKLFQSVTSGDPSAVGTDERGSITVDDRTNSIIAYQTQDKLDELRRIVTQLDIPVRQVMIEARIVEANVDYDKALGVNWRGASIGDNNFVVGGGGAGRPAAGQAGNVNLANAPFVDLGASGATSSIGIGFITDNTILDLELSAMEKTGNGEIVSQPKVVTSDKETAKILKGAEIPYQEASSSGATSTSFKEAALSLEVTPQITPDNRIIMEVKVTKDAPDFANALNGVPPINKNEVNAKVLVNDGETIVIGGVFSNTQTKAVDKVPFLGDLPFLGRMFRRDVVQDKKAELLVFLTPRIMNNQAIAVSR, encoded by the coding sequence ATGAAAAGCTCGCTATCGCGCCTTGGTATCACGCTATTGGCCGCCCTGCTCTCGCCCGCCCTGCTGGCGGCGAACCTGCAGGCACTGGATGTCGCGGCTCTCCCGGGCGACAGGGTTGAACTCAAGCTGGCGTTCGACGAGCCGGTGGTCGCCCCCCGCGGCTACACCATCGAGCAGCCTGCGCGTATCGCCCTGGACCTGCCGGGTGTGTCCAGCAAGTTGGCGACCAAGAACCGCGAGCTGGGCGTGGGCAATGCCCGCAGCGTGACTGTGGTCGAGGCCAAGGATCGCACCCGCCTGATCATCAACCTCTCCACCCTCGTGCCCTACAGCACGCGCGTGGAGGGTCGTAACCTCTATGTGCTGGTAGGCGACTCGGTTGCCTCGGCGCCGCGCACCGTGGCTGCCGCACCGGCGCCCACTGCAGCTCCCTTGAGCGTTTCGCAGCCGGTCAAGAGCTACGCCCGTGCCGCCCGTGCAATCGAAAACATCGATTTCCAGCGCGGCGACCAAGGTGAGGGCAATGTGGTGATCACGCTGTCCGATCCGAGCGTTGCCCCGGACATTCAGGAGCAGGGTGGCCGGATCCGCCTGGACTTTTCCAAGACCCAGTTGCCCGAGTCCCTGCGCGTGCGACTGGACGTGAAGGACTTTGCCACGCCGGTGCAGTTCGTCAGCGCATCGGGGAGCGGTGCCAACGCCAGCATCAGCATCGAGCCGACGGGGTTCTATGACTACCTGGCCTACCAGACCGACAACAAGCTGACCGTCAGCATCAAGCCGCTGACCCAGGACGATGTGGAGAAACGCAAGGCCGAGCGTTTTGCCTACTCCGGCGAAAAGCTGTCGCTGAACTTCCAGGACATCGACGTGCGTTCGGTCCTGCAGCTGATCGCTGATTTCACCGATCTGAACCTGGTGGCTTCGGACACCGTGCAGGGCAACATCACGCTACGCCTGCAGAATGTGCCGTGGGACCAGGCGCTGGACCTGGTGCTGAAAACCAAGGGGCTGGACAAGCGCAAGGTCGGTAACGTGCTGCTGGTCGCGCCGGCTGACGAGATCGCGGCCCGCGAACGCCAGGAGCTGGAGTCGCAGAAGCAGATTGCCGAACTGGCGCCCCTGCGCCGCGAGCTGATCCAGGTGAACTACGCCAAGGCGGCGGACATCGCCAAGTTGTTCCAGTCGGTTACCAGCGGCGATCCGAGCGCTGTCGGCACCGATGAGCGTGGTTCCATCACCGTGGATGACCGCACCAACAGCATTATCGCCTATCAGACTCAGGACAAGCTGGACGAGCTGCGCCGCATTGTCACCCAGCTGGATATTCCGGTGCGCCAGGTGATGATCGAAGCTCGCATCGTCGAAGCCAACGTCGACTACGACAAGGCGCTGGGCGTGAACTGGCGCGGTGCCAGCATTGGTGACAACAATTTCGTCGTCGGTGGTGGCGGCGCTGGCCGCCCGGCCGCTGGCCAGGCCGGTAACGTCAACCTGGCCAATGCGCCGTTCGTCGATCTCGGTGCCTCCGGCGCTACCTCGAGCATCGGTATCGGCTTCATTACCGACAACACGATCCTCGATCTGGAACTCTCGGCGATGGAGAAGACCGGTAATGGTGAAATCGTGTCCCAGCCCAAGGTGGTCACTTCGGACAAGGAAACCGCGAAGATCCTGAAAGGCGCCGAGATCCCGTACCAGGAAGCCAGTTCCAGCGGTGCCACCAGCACGTCCTTCAAGGAGGCTGCCCTGTCCCTGGAGGTGACGCCGCAAATCACGCCGGACAACCGCATCATCATGGAAGTCAAGGTCACCAAGGATGCGCCCGACTTCGCCAATGCCCTGAACGGCGTACCGCCGATCAATAAAAACGAGGTCAACGCCAAGGTGCTGGTCAACGATGGTGAAACCATCGTCATAGGTGGGGTATTCTCCAACACCCAAACCAAGGCGGTGGACAAGGTGCCCTTCCTCGGCGACCTGCCTTTCCTCGGCCGCATGTTCCGGCGCGACGTGGTGCAGGACAAGAAAGCCGAGCTCCTGGTATTCCTCACTCCCCGCATCATGAACAACCAGGCCATTGCGGTGAGTCGCTGA
- the pilO gene encoding type 4a pilus biogenesis protein PilO — protein sequence MSFSDSLESLRKIDLADLDVNNLGSWPIAVKVITCVLVLILVLVLGYNFHLKDLELQLDSKRAEEETLKQQFATKAFQAANLEAYKEQMKEMETSFGALLRQLPSDTEVPGLLEDITRTGLGSGLEFEEIKLLPEVIQQFYIELPIQISVVGGYHDLATFVSGVASLPRIVTLHDFEIKPASQDSSSKLRMSILAKTYRYNDKGLQK from the coding sequence ATGAGTTTCTCCGACTCCCTCGAAAGCCTGCGCAAGATCGACCTGGCTGATCTCGACGTCAACAACCTGGGCTCCTGGCCGATTGCGGTCAAGGTCATCACCTGTGTCCTGGTGCTGATCCTGGTGCTGGTGCTTGGCTACAACTTCCACCTCAAGGACCTCGAGCTCCAGCTGGACTCTAAACGGGCCGAAGAGGAAACGCTCAAGCAGCAGTTCGCTACCAAGGCCTTCCAGGCGGCGAACCTGGAGGCCTACAAGGAGCAGATGAAGGAGATGGAAACCTCCTTCGGCGCCCTGTTGCGTCAGTTGCCCAGCGATACCGAGGTGCCCGGCCTGCTGGAGGACATCACCCGCACCGGGCTGGGTAGCGGCCTGGAGTTCGAAGAGATCAAGCTGTTGCCGGAAGTCATTCAGCAGTTCTACATCGAGTTGCCGATTCAGATCTCGGTGGTAGGGGGTTACCACGACCTGGCGACCTTCGTCAGCGGTGTCGCCAGCCTGCCGCGAATCGTGACCTTGCATGATTTCGAGATCAAACCCGCTTCCCAGGACAGCAGTTCCAAGCTGCGTATGTCGATCCTGGCCAAGACCTACCGCTACAACGACAAGGGGCTGCAGAAATGA